In the Endozoicomonas sp. SCSIO W0465 genome, ACGCTGGAAGAGCCATCGATACTTCCAGCTCGCTTACCCAACCTTTTGCTGAATGGAACCACGGGTATTGCCGTCGGTATGGCAACCGATATTCCACCTCACAATCTTCGTGAAGTGGCTAACGCCTGTATTCACCTGTTGGAAAACCCAACAGCAGGCGTTGTCGAGCTTTGTGAGCATATTCAGGGGCCTGATTTTCCAACAGAAGCTGAGCTGATTACCCCTCGATCCGACCTGATCAAAATGTATGAATCGGGCAAGGGATCGTTAAGAATGCGAGCAGTTTACCAGCAGGAAAGCGGTGATATTGTCGTGACGGCGCTGCCACACCAGGCATCCGGGGCGAAGGTACTGGAGCAAATTGCCGCACAGATGCAGGCCAAAAAGCTACCCATGGTCGCTGACTTGCGCGATGAATCCGACCATGAGAATCCGACCCGGCTGGTTATCGTTCCCAAGTCAAACCGGGTCGATATTGACAGCCTGATGAATCATCTGTTTGCCACGACTGATCTGGAAAAAACCTACCGGGTTAATATGAACATGATCGGTGTTGATGGACGCCCACAGGTTAAGTCTCTCGACAAAATGCTGGGCGAGTGGCTGACCTGGCGGAGTGAGACAGTACGTCGTCGTTTACAACACCGACTGGATAAAGTGCTCAGTAGACTTCATATTCTTGAAGGTTTGATGATTGCCTTTTTGAATATTGATGAAATTATCGAAATTATCCGTACAGAAGATAAGCCAAAAGCTATTCTTATGGAGCGATTTGGCCTTTCTGACATTCAGGCTGAAGCCATCCTTGATCTCAAATTGCGACATCTGGCCAAACTCGAAGAGGTAAAGATTCGTGCAGAGCAGGATGATCTGGAGCAGGAGCGCAATTCACTTGAGCTGACCCTTGGATCAGAAAGGCGTCTCAAGACGCTTATAAAAAGAGAGATCAAAGCAGATGCTGAAAGCTTTGGCGATCATCGTCGTTCCCCTATCGTTGTAAGATCCGAAGCTCAGGCATTATCACAAACAGATCTGATGATCTCTGAGCCTATTACCGTAGTACTTTCAAATAAAGGCTGGGTACGTTGCGCCAAAGGTCATGATGTTGATCCATTGACGCTCAACTATAAATCTGGCGACGGTTTTCGTTTATCTGCAAAAGGACGAAGTAATCAGACTTCAGTTTTTCTTGATTCCACCGGCCGTACCTACTCCGTTCTGACCCATACACTTCCTTCTGCAAGAGGCCAGGGCGAGCCGCTAACCGGACGAGTCAGTCCGCCTTCAGGCGCAACCTTTGAAGGATTGTGTGTTGGTGACGCCAGCGACTGTTATCTGCTCGCAAGCGATGCCGGTTATGGCTTCATAGCTCAATTTTCCGATATGGTCAGTAAAAACAAGGCCGGAAAAACCCTGCTGACACTGCCTAAAAACGCCCATGTACTGACACCAATACCCGTAAGCGGTAACAATCCCATGCTGGCAGCAATCACTAATGAAGGAAGAATGTTAGTGTTCCCGTTACAGGACCTGCCAAAGCTTGGCAGAGGGAAAGGCAATAAAATTATTAATATTGCTTCTGCTCGTGCAGCAGAGAGAAGCGAGCTCATGACGCAACTTGCCATTATCAATCACGGTGATGCGCTGACACTCTTTGCTGGCAAACGGCATGTCACTCTTAAAGCCACAGACCTTGAGCATTACCGGGGTGAGCGGGGAAGACGTGGAAACAAGCTTCCCAGAGGCTTACAGAAGGTGGATAGGGTTGAAGTTGTTTCTGCAGGGTAACCTGCAGAGCTTGAGAGTACACTTTCGAATAAGCTCTTCACGGCTTATTCGATGAAATCCCCCATAACAGAATATGATAATGAAAATTTCTAATTATTAATTCCACAGCCACCCAGTATCATCTGGCAGACGCTTTCTGTGTAAGCCTCCACATCCTCGGCATCAAGATCCTCTTTACCCAAAACAGACGCAACCTGAGGACCGTAGTCGACGTAGTATTGAGTCGTTGCCCAGATGGTAAATAGCAGATGAACCGGATCAACCGGCTTCATCTTGCCCTGTGCAATCCAACCTCTGATAACCTCGGATTTTTCCTGAATCCAGTCATTAAAGGGTTGCAAATGATCTTTGATATGCTGGCCCCCATGCAGTATTTCACTACTGAATATGCGGGATGCATTTGAGTGGGCCAGCACATATTTCATTTTGGCTCTGATAAATTGCCTTAATGCCGTAGCAGGATCATCATCTGGATTAAGGCCACTGAAAACAGATTGCCATAGCTCCATAATATGATTCAGTACCGCTCCGTACAGCTCAACCTTACTGTTGAAATAGTAGTGTACATTTGCTTTTGGCAAGCCTGCTCGATGGGC is a window encoding:
- the parC gene encoding DNA topoisomerase IV subunit A, with translation MAEQIIIGDDGVERQSLRAYTENAYLNYSMYVILDRALPHIGDGLKPVQRRIIYAMSELGLKNTAKFKKSARTVGDVLGKFHPHGDSACYEAMVLMAQPFSYRYPLVDGQGNWGSPDDPKSFAAMRYTESRLTQYADSLLGELGQGTVDWAPNFDGTLEEPSILPARLPNLLLNGTTGIAVGMATDIPPHNLREVANACIHLLENPTAGVVELCEHIQGPDFPTEAELITPRSDLIKMYESGKGSLRMRAVYQQESGDIVVTALPHQASGAKVLEQIAAQMQAKKLPMVADLRDESDHENPTRLVIVPKSNRVDIDSLMNHLFATTDLEKTYRVNMNMIGVDGRPQVKSLDKMLGEWLTWRSETVRRRLQHRLDKVLSRLHILEGLMIAFLNIDEIIEIIRTEDKPKAILMERFGLSDIQAEAILDLKLRHLAKLEEVKIRAEQDDLEQERNSLELTLGSERRLKTLIKREIKADAESFGDHRRSPIVVRSEAQALSQTDLMISEPITVVLSNKGWVRCAKGHDVDPLTLNYKSGDGFRLSAKGRSNQTSVFLDSTGRTYSVLTHTLPSARGQGEPLTGRVSPPSGATFEGLCVGDASDCYLLASDAGYGFIAQFSDMVSKNKAGKTLLTLPKNAHVLTPIPVSGNNPMLAAITNEGRMLVFPLQDLPKLGRGKGNKIINIASARAAERSELMTQLAIINHGDALTLFAGKRHVTLKATDLEHYRGERGRRGNKLPRGLQKVDRVEVVSAG
- a CDS encoding TetR/AcrR family transcriptional regulator, giving the protein MQGTVFSMQPSPSKTDQAGLKNSRVRQKNIQIILQAAEDEFVASGFKGASIRDIAHRAGLPKANVHYYFNSKVELYGAVLNHIMELWQSVFSGLNPDDDPATALRQFIRAKMKYVLAHSNASRIFSSEILHGGQHIKDHLQPFNDWIQEKSEVIRGWIAQGKMKPVDPVHLLFTIWATTQYYVDYGPQVASVLGKEDLDAEDVEAYTESVCQMILGGCGINN